A genomic segment from Candidatus Omnitrophota bacterium encodes:
- a CDS encoding DUF4870 domain-containing protein: MPEKDLGKTSIGMNANIAAVLSYLLGFASGIIFYLLEKENKFVRFHAMQSIVTFGFLWVLSFVIMVVPSLGWVIARFIYLIEVILWVILMFKAYQGEYFKLPVAGDIAEKNS; the protein is encoded by the coding sequence ATGCCTGAAAAAGATTTAGGTAAGACCTCAATCGGGATGAATGCGAACATTGCTGCGGTTTTAAGCTATCTATTAGGGTTTGCCAGCGGGATTATTTTTTATCTCCTGGAAAAAGAGAATAAGTTTGTGCGTTTCCATGCTATGCAATCTATAGTCACCTTTGGGTTCTTATGGGTGCTGAGCTTTGTGATTATGGTTGTGCCTTCCTTGGGCTGGGTCATTGCGCGGTTTATTTATCTGATAGAGGTCATCCTTTGGGTTATCCTTATGTTCAAGGCCTATCAGGGCGAATATTTCAAGCTACCTGTTGCTGGAGATATAGCTGAAAAAAATTCTTAA
- the recG gene encoding ATP-dependent DNA helicase RecG codes for MEKALNASIQYLKGIGPKRAKVFSGAGINTIEDLLYYFPRRYEDRTNFISISKLQEGSTYTIKAEVLAKGERHSYRRRGFGITEVAVGDATGKIFCVWFNRPYLNEYFKVGQTLVLYGKIEKYDARLQMNSPEFEIVSAGPDKSLNIGRIVPIYSLPQRLTQRSLRQLIKYALDEYLPKINDTLPYDIRSRNNLLNLAKALLNIHFPESPEMQKEAYNRLSFEEFFLFQLPLALRKLKKKEKPGIAHQVDGEPARIFMENLPFSLTSSQQRVVAEIKYDMARPTAMQRLLQGDVGSGKTVVATIASLMAIQGGYQVAFMVPTEILARQHYEKIRCQVSGVRCQEKEIRIGLLTSSLENKEKVYKEIKEGDIDLVIGTHALIEEAVKFKKLGLIVIDEQHKFGVGQRALLPAKGPNADILIMTATPIPRTLAITLYGDLDISVINEMPSGRGSIKTLLFTQEEQAQAYHIAREQIKQGNQAYIVYPVIEESYSLDIAGAKKMYEEFKKSEFKDFRLGLIHGRLKQAEQNAVMSKFKNKELDILVSTTVLEVGIDIPAATCMIVQHAQRFGLSQLHQLRGRIGRGPRESFCILISNTDTPQAKARLDAMVKYNDGFRIAEEDLKIRGPGEFFGRRQHGLSELKIANPLSQMQLLKKAREEAIRLVSLDPKLGLRPNIPLREKLLQRFPEYEKLMVVG; via the coding sequence ATGGAGAAAGCCCTCAATGCATCCATTCAATACCTAAAAGGCATAGGCCCCAAGAGGGCTAAGGTATTTAGTGGGGCCGGGATAAATACCATAGAGGACCTCCTGTATTATTTCCCCAGGCGTTATGAAGACCGCACCAACTTTATCAGTATTTCCAAGTTACAGGAAGGCTCTACCTACACCATAAAAGCCGAGGTCTTGGCCAAAGGAGAACGCCATTCTTATAGGCGCAGGGGATTTGGTATTACTGAAGTAGCTGTAGGGGATGCTACCGGAAAGATATTCTGCGTCTGGTTTAACCGGCCATATCTGAATGAATATTTTAAGGTAGGCCAGACCCTGGTTTTATACGGTAAGATAGAAAAATATGACGCTAGGCTGCAGATGAATTCTCCGGAGTTTGAGATTGTCTCCGCAGGGCCTGACAAATCTTTGAACATAGGCAGGATTGTCCCTATTTATTCTTTACCGCAAAGACTGACCCAGCGCAGTTTGCGGCAGCTGATAAAATATGCGTTGGATGAATACCTGCCTAAGATTAATGATACCCTGCCTTATGATATCCGCTCCCGCAATAACCTGCTTAATTTAGCTAAGGCCCTGCTCAATATTCATTTTCCCGAAAGCCCAGAGATGCAGAAGGAGGCTTACAACCGGCTCTCTTTTGAGGAATTCTTTCTTTTCCAACTGCCCCTGGCCTTAAGAAAATTAAAAAAGAAAGAAAAACCCGGTATTGCCCATCAAGTAGACGGTGAACCGGCCCGGATTTTTATGGAAAATCTCCCCTTTAGTCTGACTTCCAGCCAGCAGAGGGTGGTTGCCGAGATTAAATACGATATGGCCCGGCCAACTGCTATGCAGCGGCTACTGCAAGGCGATGTGGGTTCAGGTAAAACCGTGGTAGCTACTATTGCGAGCTTGATGGCCATTCAGGGAGGATACCAGGTGGCCTTTATGGTGCCCACGGAAATTTTAGCCAGACAGCATTATGAAAAAATCAGGTGTCAGGTGTCAGGTGTCAGGTGTCAGGAAAAAGAAATAAGAATCGGGCTGCTTACCAGCAGCCTGGAGAATAAAGAAAAGGTTTATAAAGAGATAAAAGAAGGGGATATAGATTTAGTAATCGGCACGCATGCTTTGATAGAAGAGGCGGTAAAATTTAAAAAATTAGGCTTAATCGTGATTGATGAACAACATAAGTTTGGCGTGGGCCAAAGGGCATTATTACCGGCAAAAGGGCCTAATGCCGATATTTTGATTATGACTGCCACGCCTATTCCGCGCACCCTGGCAATTACTCTATATGGGGACCTGGATATTTCAGTCATTAACGAAATGCCTAGCGGCCGCGGCTCAATCAAGACGCTGCTTTTCACCCAAGAGGAACAAGCGCAAGCCTATCATATTGCCCGGGAGCAGATAAAACAGGGTAACCAGGCCTACATTGTTTATCCGGTGATTGAGGAATCTTATTCTCTGGATATAGCCGGCGCCAAGAAGATGTATGAAGAATTTAAGAAAAGCGAATTCAAGGATTTCAGGTTAGGGCTCATCCATGGCAGGTTAAAACAGGCAGAGCAGAACGCGGTAATGTCTAAGTTTAAGAATAAGGAGTTGGATATCCTGGTTTCTACTACGGTGTTGGAGGTGGGCATTGATATACCTGCGGCAACCTGCATGATTGTCCAGCATGCCCAGCGTTTTGGCCTGAGCCAGTTGCATCAGCTGCGCGGGCGCATAGGCCGGGGCCCCCGCGAATCATTTTGTATACTCATTTCTAACACGGATACGCCGCAGGCTAAGGCGCGGCTGGATGCCATGGTGAAATATAATGACGGATTCCGTATTGCTGAAGAAGATTTGAAGATCAGGGGCCCGGGTGAATTCTTCGGCAGGCGGCAGCACGGATTAAGCGAATTAAAGATCGCTAATCCTCTATCACAGATGCAATTACTGAAAAAGGCCAGAGAAGAGGCGATAAGACTGGTTTCTCTTGATCCCAAGTTAGGCCTGCGGCCGAATATTCCTTTACGGGAAAAACTCTTGCAAAGGTTCCCGGAATATGAGAAGTTGATGGTTGTAGGGTAG
- the rsmD gene encoding 16S rRNA (guanine(966)-N(2))-methyltransferase RsmD — translation MFESLNVKKRVGSLRITTGQYKGRVIRMPKGIRPTQDKVRKAIFDILGDIEGLSFLELFAGSGAVGFEAASRGVKDLILVEYNQDCRLAINKNIESLKLRACTLYPKEVEVAIKQFHRDGRNFDIIFLDPPYYQGLSKKTLQTLSLYDILAPVGLIVVQHFKKDILPDTQGELTLFKQSTYGDTLLSFYRKRES, via the coding sequence ATGTTTGAAAGTTTGAATGTTAAAAAAAGGGTGGGGAGCTTGCGTATAACTACAGGACAATATAAAGGCAGGGTAATCCGGATGCCCAAAGGTATCCGGCCGACGCAGGATAAGGTGCGTAAGGCTATCTTTGATATTTTAGGCGATATAGAGGGCTTATCATTCTTGGAGTTGTTCGCTGGCTCAGGGGCAGTCGGTTTTGAGGCTGCATCGCGGGGCGTTAAAGATTTAATCCTGGTAGAATACAACCAGGATTGCCGTCTGGCCATCAATAAGAACATAGAGTCCCTGAAGCTAAGGGCCTGTACCTTATACCCCAAAGAGGTAGAGGTTGCTATCAAGCAGTTCCACCGGGATGGCAGGAATTTCGATATTATCTTCCTCGATCCGCCCTATTATCAGGGCCTTTCAAAAAAAACCTTGCAAACCCTATCTCTTTATGATATATTAGCGCCCGTTGGTTTAATAGTAGTGCAGCATTTTAAAAAAGACATTCTCCCGGATACGCAGGGAGAATTAACTTTATTTAAGCAATCAACTTACGGCGACACGCTATTGTCGTTTTACAGAAAAAGGGAGAGTTAA
- the rpmF gene encoding 50S ribosomal protein L32, with the protein MPLPKKRHSKARGRKRRTHWKISQADLMLCPQCKQPKLSHRVCGVCGYYGGKQVIEIKVKEKKKKKQ; encoded by the coding sequence GTGCCATTACCTAAGAAAAGACATTCTAAGGCGCGCGGTAGGAAGCGCCGTACGCACTGGAAAATAAGCCAGGCTGATCTTATGCTCTGCCCGCAATGTAAACAGCCAAAACTTTCGCATAGGGTTTGCGGCGTGTGCGGCTATTATGGCGGCAAGCAAGTCATTGAGATAAAGGTAAAAGAGAAGAAAAAGAAAAAACAATAA
- a CDS encoding DUF177 domain-containing protein, whose product MKIDINKIPLEGLIIEEEVSPAKLDLDTDSIKFQRPIKVRADISKITNAVTARLSLEGTMHLICGRCLSEFEIELKKDFELGYQADKFKPLIDLDQDIKEEIILDYPLKPLCRPDCKGLCPKCGKDLNEGACNCR is encoded by the coding sequence GTGAAGATAGATATAAATAAAATACCTCTAGAGGGACTAATCATAGAGGAAGAAGTTAGCCCCGCGAAGTTAGATCTGGATACAGACAGCATCAAGTTTCAAAGGCCCATAAAGGTCAGGGCAGATATCTCCAAGATTACTAACGCTGTTACTGCCCGGTTGAGTTTAGAGGGCACAATGCATTTAATCTGCGGCCGTTGCCTGAGCGAATTTGAAATTGAACTAAAGAAAGATTTCGAGTTAGGTTATCAGGCGGATAAGTTTAAGCCTCTGATTGACCTGGACCAGGATATAAAAGAGGAGATAATTTTAGATTACCCGCTAAAGCCTTTATGCAGGCCGGATTGCAAGGGGCTCTGTCCTAAATGCGGCAAGGATCTTAATGAAGGAGCATGCAATTGTCGATAG
- a CDS encoding BatD family protein, with translation MRKIEFLSLIFIPLFLFTVANQVETFFRAEVDKTSLTTDEALTYKLAVTSSAKIIPQPKLPAFEGFSVLSNAQTSQVSISQGIQKITANYVFVLVPADTGKFKIGPSEIEIEGKRYSSDAFEIEVKQGKARTKGEKPGLKSPLPQKSQPETDSPQFTI, from the coding sequence ATGAGGAAAATAGAATTTTTATCACTAATATTCATTCCCCTGTTTTTATTTACCGTAGCAAACCAGGTAGAGACTTTCTTCAGGGCAGAGGTAGATAAGACCAGCTTAACTACGGACGAAGCCCTTACCTATAAATTGGCGGTTACTTCTTCGGCCAAGATAATCCCGCAGCCTAAATTACCTGCTTTTGAAGGGTTCTCTGTTTTATCTAATGCCCAGACTTCCCAAGTCTCTATTTCACAGGGAATACAGAAAATAACAGCAAACTACGTGTTTGTTTTAGTGCCTGCCGATACAGGTAAATTCAAGATCGGGCCGAGCGAAATTGAAATAGAAGGCAAAAGATATTCCAGCGATGCCTTTGAAATAGAGGTAAAACAGGGTAAGGCCAGGACCAAGGGCGAGAAGCCCGGATTAAAATCACCCCTTCCTCAGAAATCCCAGCCAGAAACAGATAGCCCGCAGTTTACTATTTAA
- the coaD gene encoding pantetheine-phosphate adenylyltransferase, with product MCQKAIYPGSFDPVTYGHIDLIKRAQEIFSEVIVAVAHNPHKKPLFSVKERIDMLKEATKGLKNIVIDDFDGLVVDYAAKHKARVLIRGLRMISDFEYEFQMALTNRKLNPHIETIFLMPHESYSYLSSKLLKEASSLGADLSSFVPDFIEKALKEKLRKV from the coding sequence GTGTGCCAGAAAGCGATTTACCCGGGCAGTTTTGACCCGGTTACCTACGGCCATATTGACCTGATCAAGCGGGCGCAGGAGATATTCTCGGAAGTTATCGTAGCCGTGGCACACAACCCCCATAAAAAGCCGCTCTTTAGCGTGAAAGAAAGAATAGATATGCTTAAAGAGGCAACTAAGGGCCTGAAAAATATCGTCATTGACGATTTTGACGGTTTAGTGGTGGATTATGCGGCCAAGCATAAAGCGCGCGTGTTAATCCGCGGGTTGCGTATGATTTCTGACTTTGAATACGAATTCCAGATGGCCTTGACCAACAGAAAGCTTAATCCTCATATAGAGACCATCTTTTTGATGCCCCATGAGTCCTACAGTTACCTTTCCTCAAAACTTTTAAAGGAGGCATCCTCTTTGGGCGCAGACTTATCCTCTTTTGTCCCGGATTTCATAGAGAAGGCCCTGAAAGAGAAGCTGCGTAAGGTTTAG
- a CDS encoding YkgJ family cysteine cluster protein, whose product MKRNKKVECRACKNQEKCCRLGAWVDLGEAKKILALGIKGGDFFHLEKDDDYPSGYRVGTSVEDEPCSFITRDGLCAIHKIDYNLKPAHCREFPYEKGRLSSIAKYLCVVVRARRKKSKEGK is encoded by the coding sequence ATGAAAAGAAATAAGAAGGTTGAATGCCGCGCCTGTAAGAACCAAGAGAAGTGTTGCCGGCTGGGGGCATGGGTAGATTTGGGAGAGGCAAAGAAGATACTGGCGCTGGGGATAAAGGGCGGAGATTTTTTTCATCTGGAGAAAGATGATGATTATCCTTCCGGCTACAGGGTCGGCACGAGCGTAGAGGATGAACCGTGTTCTTTTATCACTCGCGACGGCCTCTGCGCTATCCATAAGATTGATTACAACCTCAAGCCCGCTCATTGCAGGGAGTTCCCCTACGAAAAAGGCAGGCTATCCAGCATTGCCAAGTATCTGTGCGTTGTGGTAAGGGCAAGGCGTAAAAAAAGTAAGGAGGGTAAATGA
- the dusB gene encoding tRNA dihydrouridine synthase DusB, with product MLKIGTLKLNSNLILAPMAGISDLPFRMLNRKFGCELAFVEMINSRSVSYKSKRTQKMLSSNKDDQPLGVQLLGCEIKFVQKAIDVLNKYKFDLLDFNAACPAKKVIRRGEGSGLLKNPKKLSEILKILVKKARVPVTVKIRSGWDKDCVNAKEVASYCQDAGVSALFIHGRTMTQGYSSVVDYCAIGEVKKTLKIPVIASGNILSPQLARKMFEETGCDAIIIARGALGNPWIFKEINEFLKNGKIIARPPVEKIVQVMLEHLVAVIDFYGERNGVVIFRKFFSWYTRGFRKIRPLRELISRTKTRQEMQEAIQKCVGLQP from the coding sequence ATGTTAAAAATCGGCACCTTAAAACTCAATTCCAACCTTATCCTTGCGCCTATGGCGGGAATAAGCGATCTGCCTTTTCGCATGCTCAACCGTAAATTCGGCTGCGAGCTGGCTTTTGTAGAGATGATTAATTCCCGTTCGGTCAGCTACAAAAGCAAACGCACGCAAAAGATGCTCTCCTCAAATAAAGACGACCAGCCTCTGGGGGTGCAGCTTCTGGGTTGTGAAATAAAATTTGTGCAAAAGGCCATAGATGTGCTCAATAAATACAAATTTGACCTTTTAGATTTTAACGCTGCCTGTCCGGCAAAAAAGGTTATCCGCCGCGGCGAAGGTTCAGGCTTGCTGAAAAACCCCAAGAAATTAAGTGAGATTTTAAAGATCCTGGTGAAGAAAGCCAGGGTTCCTGTGACCGTAAAGATCCGTTCTGGCTGGGATAAGGATTGCGTAAATGCCAAAGAAGTCGCTTCCTATTGCCAGGATGCCGGGGTATCCGCGCTTTTTATCCACGGCAGGACCATGACACAGGGTTATAGCAGCGTAGTGGATTATTGCGCCATCGGGGAAGTCAAAAAGACATTAAAGATTCCTGTGATTGCCAGCGGCAATATCCTTAGCCCCCAGCTGGCCAGGAAGATGTTTGAGGAGACAGGTTGTGACGCTATCATTATTGCCAGGGGCGCTTTGGGTAATCCCTGGATATTTAAAGAGATAAACGAATTCCTGAAAAACGGAAAAATTATTGCCAGGCCTCCTGTAGAAAAGATTGTTCAGGTGATGCTTGAGCATCTGGTTGCGGTGATTGATTTTTACGGAGAGAGGAATGGCGTAGTTATTTTCCGTAAATTCTTCAGCTGGTATACCCGGGGATTCCGTAAGATCAGGCCTTTAAGAGAACTCATCAGCCGGACAAAGACGAGGCAAGAGATGCAGGAAGCTATCCAGAAATGCGTTGGCCTACAGCCATAA
- the greA gene encoding transcription elongation factor GreA — translation MDEVYLTRSGYEKLMAELEFLKGEKRRQLSKAIGEARAHGDISENAEYDAAKEAQGMNEKQIAELEYKLANARIIDDENMPKDEVLIGAKVTLKDMDSEKTLEYTLVSEVEADYAEGKISVTSPIGAALLGHRKKEIVKVDVPAGALRYEILEISR, via the coding sequence ATGGACGAAGTATATCTGACCAGAAGCGGTTATGAAAAATTAATGGCAGAACTGGAATTTTTAAAAGGGGAAAAACGCAGGCAGCTCAGTAAAGCTATAGGAGAGGCCAGGGCGCACGGCGATATCAGCGAGAACGCCGAATACGACGCGGCAAAAGAAGCGCAGGGAATGAACGAAAAGCAGATCGCGGAGTTGGAATATAAATTGGCAAACGCCCGGATTATTGATGATGAGAATATGCCTAAAGATGAGGTTCTCATAGGAGCAAAAGTCACGCTTAAGGACATGGATTCGGAGAAAACCTTAGAATACACCCTGGTTTCAGAGGTGGAGGCAGATTACGCCGAGGGGAAAATCTCCGTTACCTCTCCCATAGGAGCAGCTTTATTAGGCCATAGGAAAAAAGAGATAGTAAAGGTTGATGTCCCGGCGGGGGCTTTAAGATACGAAATATTAGAAATATCGCGATAG
- the fabD gene encoding ACP S-malonyltransferase, whose amino-acid sequence MVMDKSALLFAGQGAQYIGMGKDLYESFPESKSVFDKADEVLGFSLSQLCFEGPQEELIRTQNCQPAILTVSVAAWEAFKNSVKVSECQSVSYVAGLSLGEYSALVAAEAISFRDAAYLVRKRGEFMEQEAQSRAGSMASIIGLDITAVRDICRKTKTELANINCPGQIVISGGKPEISEAQRLAEESGAKKVILLEVSGAFHSSFMQGASLKLAGELEKIKIETPRIPLVSNVTARPMINPAEIKDSLIKQVTASVLWEDSMEFILSEGINQFFEFGPGKVLKGLMRRIDDKAQVVNIEKKADILSFKP is encoded by the coding sequence ATGGTGATGGATAAGTCCGCTCTTTTATTTGCCGGACAGGGCGCTCAATATATCGGTATGGGAAAGGATTTATACGAATCTTTTCCTGAAAGTAAATCGGTCTTTGATAAGGCAGATGAGGTTTTGGGTTTTTCTCTTTCCCAACTCTGTTTTGAGGGGCCACAGGAAGAACTGATACGGACCCAGAATTGCCAACCCGCGATATTAACCGTGAGCGTGGCTGCATGGGAAGCCTTTAAAAATAGTGTCAAAGTGTCAGAGTGTCAAAGTGTCAGTTATGTGGCAGGTCTGAGCTTGGGCGAATATTCGGCGTTGGTAGCAGCAGAGGCAATAAGTTTTAGAGATGCCGCGTATCTGGTGAGAAAACGCGGGGAGTTTATGGAGCAAGAGGCCCAGTCCCGGGCGGGTAGTATGGCTTCTATTATAGGATTGGATATCACGGCAGTAAGAGATATCTGCCGTAAGACTAAGACAGAGTTAGCTAATATCAATTGCCCTGGCCAAATCGTTATTTCCGGCGGTAAACCGGAAATTTCCGAAGCCCAGAGATTAGCCGAAGAAAGTGGCGCAAAAAAAGTAATCTTATTGGAAGTAAGTGGGGCGTTCCATTCTTCTTTTATGCAGGGCGCCTCTTTAAAATTAGCCGGGGAATTGGAGAAAATTAAAATAGAGACGCCCCGGATACCGCTGGTGAGTAATGTTACGGCTAGGCCCATGATTAATCCCGCGGAAATCAAGGATAGCTTGATTAAGCAGGTTACGGCCAGCGTCCTTTGGGAAGATTCAATGGAGTTCATTCTCTCTGAGGGTATAAATCAATTTTTTGAGTTCGGGCCAGGTAAAGTCTTAAAAGGCCTGATGCGCCGTATTGATGATAAGGCGCAGGTTGTTAATATAGAAAAGAAAGCAGATATTTTAAGTTTTAAGCCGTAA
- a CDS encoding peptidylprolyl isomerase, with translation MNNIAQGASDMENKIMVLETNQGIIEIKLMPQAAPKACENFTKLAQEGYYDGLIFHRVIKNFMIQGGDPTGTGSGGESVWRAPFKDEVSTDVKFDRPGILAMANAGPNTNGSQFFITTAATPWLNMHHTIFGEVISGFDVVQKIENAPTGANDRPQSEQKIIKAYLKK, from the coding sequence ATGAACAATATTGCGCAAGGAGCCTCGGATATGGAGAATAAAATTATGGTACTGGAAACAAACCAGGGGATAATCGAAATCAAGCTGATGCCGCAGGCAGCGCCAAAGGCCTGCGAAAATTTTACCAAGTTGGCGCAGGAAGGTTATTATGATGGCCTGATTTTTCACCGGGTCATAAAAAACTTTATGATTCAGGGGGGAGACCCCACGGGGACAGGCTCAGGCGGGGAATCCGTCTGGCGCGCCCCTTTTAAAGATGAAGTAAGCACAGATGTCAAATTTGACCGGCCCGGCATACTGGCCATGGCGAACGCCGGCCCGAATACCAACGGGAGCCAGTTTTTTATTACCACAGCGGCGACCCCCTGGTTAAATATGCATCATACGATTTTCGGCGAAGTCATCTCGGGTTTTGACGTGGTGCAGAAGATTGAAAACGCGCCCACCGGAGCCAACGACCGGCCGCAGTCAGAACAAAAAATCATCAAGGCGTATTTGAAAAAGTAA
- the plsX gene encoding phosphate acyltransferase PlsX, which translates to MKIVVDAMGGDHAPRVVIEGAIAAVKEYGVEIILTGNEAQIAPLLKKTRYRGSAITIVHTEEVIGMSESAATSVRRKRNSSIVVGLELVKEGKAEAFFSAGNTGAVVCAAALGLGLLPGIERPGIALVIPTLKGISLVIDVGANIDSKPSQLLQYGIMSDVYSRCILNKPNPSVGLLNIGEEETKGTEFMKETHELFEKSRLNFIGNVEGKDLFSGKSDIIVCDGFIGNIALKVSESAAEAMGVFLKRHLMNNPLGKLGLLLLRGSLMRFKKEMDYSEYGGAPLLGVNGVVIIGHGRSNTKAIKNAVRVAKEEVERQFNEKVLEAIKP; encoded by the coding sequence ATGAAAATAGTAGTTGACGCCATGGGCGGAGATCATGCGCCCAGGGTGGTGATTGAGGGGGCGATAGCTGCGGTTAAGGAATACGGCGTGGAGATTATCCTGACCGGAAACGAGGCCCAAATAGCGCCCCTGCTTAAGAAAACAAGGTATAGAGGCAGCGCCATCACTATAGTACATACCGAGGAAGTGATCGGTATGTCTGAATCCGCGGCTACCAGCGTGCGCAGGAAGAGAAATTCTTCTATTGTCGTGGGTTTGGAATTAGTAAAAGAGGGCAAGGCAGAGGCTTTTTTCAGCGCCGGTAATACCGGGGCAGTAGTCTGTGCCGCAGCCTTAGGCTTAGGTTTATTGCCGGGCATTGAACGGCCGGGCATTGCCTTAGTTATCCCTACCTTAAAAGGCATATCCCTGGTGATAGATGTAGGCGCTAATATTGATTCTAAGCCTTCGCAATTATTACAGTACGGGATCATGTCCGACGTCTACTCGCGTTGTATATTAAATAAACCCAATCCCAGCGTAGGCCTATTAAATATCGGAGAAGAAGAAACTAAGGGAACGGAGTTTATGAAAGAGACGCACGAACTTTTTGAGAAGAGCAGGCTTAATTTCATCGGCAACGTGGAAGGCAAAGATTTATTTTCCGGTAAGAGCGATATTATTGTCTGCGACGGCTTTATAGGTAATATAGCCTTGAAGGTTTCAGAGAGCGCTGCCGAGGCCATGGGTGTTTTTTTGAAGCGCCACCTGATGAATAATCCTTTAGGGAAATTAGGTTTACTTTTATTAAGGGGCAGCCTCATGCGTTTTAAGAAAGAAATGGATTATTCGGAATACGGCGGGGCGCCCTTATTGGGAGTCAACGGCGTAGTGATTATCGGCCATGGCCGCTCTAATACCAAGGCCATAAAGAACGCTGTTCGCGTAGCTAAGGAAGAGGTTGAGCGTCAGTTCAACGAAAAGGTCTTGGAAGCGATAAAGCCTTAA
- a CDS encoding ketoacyl-ACP synthase III has protein sequence MKKVGIIGVGEYLPKKVLTNKDLEKMVDTSDEWITTRTGIKQRRLVSSSEAASDLAINAARGALRDARIKAQDLDLIIIATISPDMQFPSTACLVQAALGAKNAACFDISAACAGFIYGIIIAQQFIARGSYKNVLVVGTEVLSSITDWQDRNTCVLFGDGAGAAVLSEVKSGGIISTYLGSDGALADLLKLPAGGSRNPATHKTIDKRLHYLKMEGNELFKLAVKIMTNAAQIALKKAGLECKDIDLVIPHQANIRIIMAMARRLGLPEDRIYLNIEKYGNMSSASTATALCEAVRGGRIKKGDIVLLDAFGAGLVWGACLIKW, from the coding sequence ATGAAAAAAGTAGGCATAATAGGTGTTGGGGAATATTTACCAAAGAAAGTCCTGACCAATAAGGATTTAGAGAAGATGGTCGATACCTCTGATGAATGGATTACCACGCGCACGGGTATAAAACAGAGGCGCCTTGTTTCCAGCAGCGAAGCAGCTTCGGATTTGGCGATAAATGCGGCCAGGGGGGCGTTGAGGGATGCCAGGATAAAAGCGCAGGATTTGGATTTAATTATTATAGCCACCATTAGCCCGGATATGCAGTTTCCTTCCACTGCTTGTTTGGTACAGGCTGCTCTAGGCGCAAAGAACGCCGCCTGTTTTGATATCTCTGCTGCCTGCGCAGGATTTATTTACGGTATCATTATCGCCCAGCAGTTTATTGCCCGCGGCAGCTATAAGAATGTTTTAGTAGTAGGCACAGAGGTTTTATCCTCCATAACCGACTGGCAGGACAGGAATACCTGTGTTTTATTCGGAGACGGCGCAGGTGCTGCTGTTCTTTCGGAAGTCAAGTCCGGCGGTATCATTTCTACTTATTTAGGCAGTGACGGCGCCTTGGCGGATTTATTAAAGCTCCCCGCAGGCGGTTCGCGTAATCCGGCTACCCATAAGACCATAGATAAAAGGCTGCACTATTTAAAAATGGAGGGCAATGAACTCTTTAAGTTAGCAGTGAAGATTATGACCAATGCAGCACAGATCGCCTTAAAGAAAGCAGGATTAGAGTGCAAGGATATAGATTTAGTTATTCCGCATCAGGCCAATATCCGGATTATCATGGCTATGGCCAGGAGACTGGGTCTGCCCGAAGATAGGATCTATCTGAATATAGAAAAATACGGCAATATGTCTTCTGCTTCTACTGCTACCGCGCTTTGTGAAGCGGTCAGGGGAGGCAGGATTAAAAAGGGCGATATCGTTCTTTTGGATGCTTTTGGCGCGGGTTTGGTCTGGGGCGCCTGCCTGATTAAATGGTGA